One window from the genome of Pseudomonadota bacterium encodes:
- a CDS encoding N-acetyltransferase: protein MTLVIRKEAESDFQAVHNLQCAAFEGPAEADLVNALRDNGDAVISLVALSGEGQVLGHILLSRLDAPMRALALAPVAVLPEHQKTGIGGGLIREALSLAELENWQSVFVLGDPSYYERFGFSGAAAIQYDCVYAGQYFMARHFDKQGPGAGQIIYPTPFQNLV from the coding sequence ATGACGTTGGTCATCAGAAAAGAGGCGGAAAGCGATTTTCAAGCCGTGCATAACCTTCAATGCGCGGCTTTTGAAGGGCCAGCGGAGGCTGATCTGGTCAATGCCTTGCGCGACAACGGTGATGCCGTGATCTCTCTCGTTGCTCTGAGTGGGGAGGGGCAAGTTCTCGGTCATATTCTCCTGAGCCGCCTTGATGCGCCGATGCGCGCTTTGGCGCTTGCACCGGTTGCGGTTTTGCCGGAACATCAAAAGACCGGAATCGGTGGCGGCCTGATCCGTGAGGCGCTCTCTTTGGCTGAACTTGAAAACTGGCAGAGCGTTTTTGTTTTGGGTGATCCCAGCTATTACGAACGCTTTGGCTTTAGCGGTGCGGCGGCAATACAGTATGATTGCGTATATGCAGGGCAGTACTTCATGGCGCGACATTTTGATAAACAGGGCCCTGGTGCCGGACAGATCATATATCCCACACCGTTTCAAAATTTAGTGTAA
- a CDS encoding ImmA/IrrE family metallo-endopeptidase, producing the protein MAEQQGATEAENLLEALGFDTLPICPTSIVSAINCDGFKVAMEEQPFSSDKILGKALGNDKGALIYINTNISDPGRKKFTAAHEIGHVSMHIIPQLKMSFECGSKEFSNPFNDPVEREANGFASGLLMPRVHIAKHHNCEINWSNISSISELCGTSLEATYRRLSFLERTPSAMVIHHKSKFRRFVASENFGFYIEHTPLSEYQKSLAVDVQDDPYPSDFDTTDASDWINPQSRNMTLETIYSSTIILNDGFTYTLLFYDEDCVAEECDY; encoded by the coding sequence ATCGCGGAGCAGCAGGGTGCAACAGAAGCAGAGAATTTATTGGAAGCGTTAGGTTTTGATACTCTTCCCATTTGCCCAACAAGCATAGTAAGCGCCATTAACTGTGACGGTTTTAAGGTCGCGATGGAAGAGCAACCTTTCAGTTCCGATAAAATCTTGGGTAAAGCTCTTGGTAATGATAAAGGGGCACTTATCTATATAAACACCAACATTTCAGATCCAGGAAGAAAAAAATTTACAGCCGCCCATGAGATTGGTCATGTTTCCATGCACATAATCCCACAGTTAAAAATGTCTTTCGAGTGTGGAAGCAAAGAGTTCTCAAACCCTTTCAATGACCCCGTCGAAAGAGAAGCCAATGGATTTGCGTCTGGTCTATTGATGCCAAGGGTACACATTGCAAAGCACCATAATTGTGAAATAAACTGGAGCAATATTTCATCAATATCCGAGCTATGCGGCACATCATTAGAAGCCACCTATCGCAGACTTAGCTTTCTAGAAAGAACTCCCAGCGCCATGGTTATTCACCATAAGAGCAAATTTCGACGATTTGTGGCATCAGAAAACTTTGGTTTCTACATAGAACACACTCCCCTTTCTGAATATCAAAAATCCTTAGCAGTCGACGTTCAAGATGATCCATACCCATCGGATTTTGACACCACTGATGCATCTGACTGGATAAACCCACAATCTAGAAATATGACACTAGAAACAATCTACTCTAGCACTATCATCCTTAATGATGGTTTTACTTATACATTATTATTTTATGATGAAGATTGTGTCGCGGAAGAATGTGATTATTAA
- a CDS encoding helix-turn-helix transcriptional regulator, translating to MSEKSQQARIISQNIKRLRDEKGWNQSTLAAKAGITPAALSQIEKGDKRLPTFVVLRKLASALNVEPFELAGDAPPPSGIEQKSREFYRRWDILEDLSDDDQKMLRGMAERLKEMTDK from the coding sequence ATGTCAGAAAAATCGCAACAAGCACGCATCATAAGTCAAAATATCAAACGCTTACGAGACGAAAAGGGATGGAATCAATCCACATTAGCGGCAAAAGCCGGAATTACCCCCGCTGCATTAAGCCAAATCGAAAAAGGAGATAAGCGACTACCAACTTTTGTTGTGTTAAGAAAATTAGCATCAGCGCTAAACGTAGAACCATTTGAGCTAGCTGGCGATGCCCCTCCTCCATCAGGAATAGAGCAAAAGAGTAGGGAGTTTTATCGCCGCTGGGATATACTAGAAGACCTCTCAGATGATGATCAGAAAATGCTCCGAGGAATGGCAGAACGACTTAAGGAAATGACAGATAAATGA
- a CDS encoding SAVED domain-containing protein — protein MVSDVTRYVPAPAQRELWARAAGRCQFDGHNRLLYSSCVTQEAVNVAQKAHIYAFSEKGPRGRGPYKDNLDRLNDVSNLMLMCYDCHTKIDQDKEGLRYSAELLIQWKELHEQRIEIVTGIAQDKKSHVVLYGANIGSEKTLIEYHDCVRGMFPHRYPASERPIQISTKSEIKDNSSQYWQAESLHLLNVFQKKIVPIIDDDACKHFSLFALAPQPLLVQLGALFTDKISVEGYQPHREPKGWRWHDCGDEFDYVVHRPERNHERVALIVSLSDNVPKDRITRVIGDDVSIWEITVENPHNDLIKAKQQVSMFRQRMRSLIVEIKKQHGAKTPLHIFPVMPVSCSIELGRIRMPKVDMPWLIYDHDVVTQEFVKALEIKGDLYDD, from the coding sequence GTGGTTTCTGATGTTACACGATATGTTCCCGCCCCGGCTCAACGAGAGCTGTGGGCACGCGCTGCAGGGCGTTGCCAGTTTGATGGTCACAATCGGCTTTTATATTCATCGTGTGTTACTCAGGAGGCTGTGAATGTTGCTCAAAAAGCCCATATCTATGCCTTTTCGGAAAAAGGGCCGAGAGGACGCGGCCCTTACAAGGACAATCTTGATAGACTCAATGATGTCAGCAATTTGATGCTGATGTGTTATGATTGCCATACAAAGATCGATCAGGATAAAGAGGGACTTCGTTACTCGGCTGAACTTTTAATTCAGTGGAAAGAATTACATGAACAGCGGATAGAAATTGTGACTGGCATAGCCCAGGATAAAAAATCTCATGTTGTACTTTATGGAGCAAATATTGGCTCAGAGAAAACATTGATTGAGTATCATGATTGTGTCCGAGGGATGTTTCCTCATAGGTATCCAGCTAGTGAAAGGCCAATACAGATATCGACAAAATCTGAAATAAAGGACAATTCTTCACAATATTGGCAGGCGGAGTCGTTACATCTTTTGAATGTCTTTCAGAAAAAAATTGTACCGATCATTGATGATGATGCTTGTAAACATTTTTCTCTATTTGCGCTTGCACCGCAGCCGCTGCTAGTCCAGTTGGGTGCGCTATTTACTGATAAAATCTCTGTGGAAGGTTATCAACCCCATAGGGAGCCAAAGGGATGGCGATGGCACGATTGTGGAGACGAATTTGATTACGTCGTGCACAGGCCGGAACGTAATCATGAGAGGGTCGCGTTAATTGTTTCCTTGAGCGACAACGTGCCTAAAGACCGTATCACGAGGGTAATTGGTGATGATGTGTCTATTTGGGAAATAACTGTAGAGAATCCTCACAATGATCTTATTAAGGCAAAGCAACAGGTTTCTATGTTTAGGCAGCGGATGAGAAGTCTAATTGTTGAAATTAAGAAGCAACATGGTGCAAAAACACCATTGCATATTTTCCCTGTTATGCCAGTTTCCTGCTCGATTGAGTTGGGAAGAATTCGTATGCCAAAAGTCGATATGCCATGGCTCATTTATGATCATGATGTTGTGACACAGGAATTTGTTAAAGCTTTAGAAATAAAAGGTGATTTGTATGATGATTGA
- a CDS encoding nucleotidyltransferase, producing MMIDRRNKVLKSILEFIELPERAYEIAEKRYQDIGEWFQRPESTCFAFDPHFSSQGSFRLGTAIKPDKNEEYDLDIGCNLHRGLSKEKITQEQLKVLVGDELEQYRVARQIQESLKEKARCWRLEYADDMSFHMDVVPCIPEGEASRATLRKRMIETTGLDETLAMAVAGLAVSITDNTDMEYKILTNNWRISNPEGFARWFESRMRTASVFLTERESVVKASIDTLPYYRWKTPLQSAIQLFKRHRDTMFKGSEEAKPISVIITTLAAHAYGGEGDLVSALSGILNSMELHIKQHAPYVPNPVNPEEDFADKWHSPEHAHLKLQENFFRWLLQAKADFAAVCSKNNSRIICEAAGRGLSVNLDKTEVEQALGISSAVVSPVLQIQESDPRPWYDL from the coding sequence ATGATGATTGATCGAAGAAATAAAGTGTTGAAATCCATTCTTGAATTTATTGAGCTTCCTGAAAGAGCCTATGAAATTGCAGAGAAGCGATATCAAGATATTGGTGAATGGTTCCAACGCCCAGAATCTACCTGCTTTGCTTTTGATCCGCATTTTTCTTCACAGGGCTCTTTCAGGCTAGGGACGGCTATTAAGCCAGATAAGAATGAGGAGTACGATCTCGATATAGGGTGTAACCTTCATCGAGGCTTATCAAAAGAAAAAATCACACAAGAGCAACTCAAAGTATTGGTGGGTGATGAGCTGGAACAATATAGAGTGGCACGACAAATCCAAGAGAGCTTGAAAGAAAAAGCACGTTGTTGGCGATTGGAGTATGCGGATGATATGAGTTTTCATATGGATGTCGTGCCGTGTATCCCAGAAGGGGAGGCTTCACGAGCCACCCTAAGGAAACGAATGATAGAAACCACAGGGTTGGATGAGACGTTAGCAATGGCTGTGGCAGGGCTAGCCGTTTCAATCACTGATAATACCGATATGGAATACAAGATTTTGACCAATAACTGGAGAATTAGTAACCCTGAAGGTTTTGCTCGCTGGTTTGAAAGCAGAATGAGAACAGCATCGGTATTTTTGACTGAGCGAGAGAGTGTCGTAAAAGCTAGTATAGACACGCTACCATATTATAGGTGGAAGACGCCTCTTCAAAGTGCCATTCAGCTTTTTAAGCGGCACCGAGATACGATGTTTAAGGGGAGTGAAGAAGCGAAACCAATTTCGGTTATCATTACAACATTAGCTGCACACGCCTATGGTGGAGAAGGAGATCTTGTTTCAGCGTTGTCGGGTATACTGAATTCAATGGAGTTACATATTAAACAACATGCTCCTTATGTCCCTAACCCTGTAAATCCCGAAGAAGATTTCGCTGATAAGTGGCATTCACCAGAGCATGCACACTTAAAGCTTCAAGAGAATTTTTTTAGATGGTTATTACAGGCAAAAGCAGATTTTGCAGCCGTCTGCTCAAAGAATAATAGCAGGATTATCTGTGAAGCGGCAGGCCGTGGTTTGTCGGTAAATCTAGATAAGACCGAGGTTGAGCAGGCCTTGGGCATATCTAGCGCCGTGGTTTCGCCAGTTTTGCAGATCCAAGAATCCGATCCGCGGCCTTGGTATGATTTGTAA
- a CDS encoding DUF4062 domain-containing protein, with the protein MMAQSLKVMISSRCDSKIPFSEGEVSLTDLRRELKTLIESKSLFDEKPLFSVWINDEDAAAAAADEASWEHCLRQAEESEIFVCLYNGEAGWSATAGGIGICHAELERALCMGRLKVVLIEIPEPNEKCRGAEQTRNEHFQEFVHTQGLFRGSTVSTKAEAIRRIEQSIQEQVIRLTRRGKFASKRDSYDRGEALNWSRLSFAARKAAIETIMKDYFIANGATLTSSNHVIYEWQSKKLSFILSAIPGSLAVGAAKELVGRPQLNDHIFSEPLEVNDSIGPIHVIACHKGVTETQAISILGFPDAVVIKSGFGVYVADNIQKCQLVFLEGCRDSATTRQNVQLFFEWLTLSGEAQEMIDRACARTKIIAEIKRHA; encoded by the coding sequence ATGATGGCTCAATCACTCAAAGTTATGATCTCTAGCCGCTGTGATAGCAAAATTCCATTTTCAGAGGGAGAAGTGTCCTTAACAGATCTTCGTCGAGAACTAAAAACATTAATTGAATCCAAAAGCTTATTTGATGAAAAGCCTTTGTTTTCTGTATGGATCAATGATGAAGATGCCGCAGCTGCAGCTGCAGATGAAGCCTCTTGGGAACATTGTTTAAGACAGGCAGAAGAATCAGAAATATTTGTTTGCCTATACAACGGCGAAGCGGGATGGAGTGCCACCGCAGGAGGGATCGGAATTTGTCACGCTGAATTAGAAAGAGCTCTATGTATGGGGCGCTTAAAAGTAGTTTTGATTGAAATTCCGGAGCCAAATGAAAAATGTCGGGGAGCTGAGCAAACGAGAAATGAGCACTTTCAAGAGTTTGTACACACACAGGGATTATTTCGAGGAAGCACAGTTAGTACAAAAGCAGAAGCCATTCGTAGGATAGAACAATCTATCCAAGAACAAGTAATTAGACTGACTAGGCGAGGAAAGTTTGCTTCTAAAAGAGATAGCTACGATAGAGGAGAAGCACTTAATTGGAGCCGCTTGAGTTTTGCAGCCCGAAAAGCCGCCATCGAAACCATAATGAAAGATTATTTTATCGCTAATGGCGCAACACTAACTTCGAGTAATCATGTGATTTACGAATGGCAAAGCAAAAAACTAAGCTTTATATTGTCCGCTATACCAGGATCACTGGCTGTCGGAGCCGCTAAAGAGTTAGTGGGGCGCCCACAGTTAAATGACCATATTTTTTCAGAACCACTCGAAGTCAATGATTCAATCGGGCCCATTCATGTTATTGCATGCCATAAAGGAGTAACAGAAACTCAGGCAATATCTATTCTTGGGTTTCCCGATGCCGTGGTAATTAAATCAGGCTTCGGCGTCTATGTCGCAGATAACATTCAAAAATGCCAATTGGTATTTCTTGAAGGCTGCCGGGATAGTGCAACAACACGTCAAAATGTGCAGCTTTTCTTTGAGTGGCTTACTTTGTCAGGTGAAGCCCAAGAAATGATAGACAGAGCTTGTGCACGCACTAAAATTATTGCAGAGATAAAAAGGCATGCGTAA
- a CDS encoding alkaline phosphatase family protein — protein MNMIKVGPILGVESDSRYTVCFSTSKSIEKSVQLNINEKVIDCTQIGETPSSFVWRAIYELPISEEEQHCTYQIIINKEPAKCQNGRNEWTFYSPGKHQDPNFVYTSCNGFSSLDLMHKTQNPYALWEKMLKHHEKNPISIMLMGGDQLYGDSIWSSVPALQKWNKLSHKEKTYSRRVSKTLCEQIDRFYDRLYQERWNNAAMSMMLASAPSVMMWDDHDIFDGWGSFPADIQACPVFQQIYSTAKHYFELFQIRSKNNSTLLDKRADHYAFALTFRNYHILALDNRSERTLDQVMGSKTQWPLINEYLKTIDDDGHLLVMSGVPVVYRDFSFAESTMEATPWEEELTDDLKDHWRSKNHQGERARLIHRLLDNVQRRTQNSPDCKTVILSGDVHIGCIGVIHNQAKNCKIHQVVSSGIVHPAPSRLQWIGIMAVTNDREEYLDEDRNIHISMLTPFASDQYIRNRNYITLSMGTDKKLWVNWESEGKDAPYYPIQ, from the coding sequence ATGAACATGATTAAAGTTGGACCGATTCTAGGTGTAGAATCAGACAGCCGTTACACGGTATGCTTCTCTACCAGTAAGTCGATTGAGAAAAGTGTACAATTAAACATAAATGAAAAAGTAATTGACTGCACTCAAATAGGTGAGACACCCTCGTCATTTGTATGGCGAGCCATATATGAGCTGCCAATCAGCGAGGAAGAACAGCACTGCACTTATCAAATTATAATAAATAAAGAGCCTGCCAAGTGCCAAAATGGACGCAATGAATGGACATTTTATTCTCCGGGCAAACATCAAGATCCCAATTTTGTGTACACCTCCTGCAACGGTTTTTCTTCACTAGATTTAATGCACAAAACCCAAAACCCCTATGCTCTCTGGGAAAAAATGCTTAAACATCACGAAAAAAACCCAATTTCCATCATGCTGATGGGGGGAGATCAGCTGTATGGTGATAGCATATGGAGTTCTGTACCAGCACTTCAAAAATGGAACAAGCTGTCTCATAAAGAGAAAACTTATTCGCGCCGAGTATCGAAGACACTTTGCGAGCAAATTGACCGTTTCTATGACCGTCTTTATCAGGAGCGATGGAATAATGCAGCTATGAGCATGATGTTAGCAAGTGCGCCTTCAGTAATGATGTGGGATGATCATGATATTTTTGATGGCTGGGGAAGTTTCCCCGCGGATATCCAAGCTTGCCCCGTCTTCCAACAAATATATTCAACTGCAAAACATTATTTCGAACTTTTTCAAATCCGTTCAAAGAATAACTCGACATTATTGGATAAAAGAGCGGATCATTACGCTTTTGCTCTTACTTTCCGCAATTACCATATTTTAGCTTTGGATAATCGTTCTGAAAGGACTTTAGACCAAGTCATGGGGAGCAAAACACAATGGCCATTAATTAACGAATATCTCAAGACAATCGATGATGACGGGCATCTATTAGTCATGTCTGGCGTGCCTGTAGTCTACCGTGATTTCTCTTTTGCAGAGAGTACAATGGAGGCAACTCCCTGGGAAGAAGAATTAACCGACGATCTGAAAGATCATTGGCGTTCTAAAAACCACCAAGGAGAACGGGCAAGATTAATTCATAGGTTATTAGATAATGTTCAGAGACGAACGCAGAATAGCCCAGACTGCAAGACAGTAATTCTCTCTGGGGATGTTCACATTGGCTGTATTGGAGTTATCCACAATCAAGCAAAGAATTGCAAAATCCATCAAGTGGTATCATCTGGAATTGTCCATCCTGCCCCTAGCCGATTGCAGTGGATAGGGATCATGGCGGTTACCAATGATCGCGAGGAATATTTAGATGAGGATCGCAATATACATATTTCTATGCTGACACCATTTGCCTCTGACCAATATATTCGTAACAGAAATTACATCACGCTATCGATGGGAACCGATAAGAAACTATGGGTAAATTGGGAAAGCGAAGGAAAAGATGCGCCATATTATCCAATTCAATAA
- a CDS encoding LuxR family transcriptional regulator encodes MKKLEQYIELINNAETPEKAFERFCSIMQGYGYDRITYSLVTDHPSLGLPKQHGLATSYPEDWMKHYNDKNYMGVDPVVKQVMTSRKPFFWDDLIKGPDIAKPATVFMHEASDAGVGDGIGIPLCGISGEIVGIGLARSSVPSSPERNFEFLAEAYLLSVYFHETFRDMLSEPYKVNLTGREHEVLSWAAEGKTDEEISMLLCISSHTVRFHWKNIFKKLQANGRIYAVTKAIRLQLIVPHTIRSSY; translated from the coding sequence ATGAAAAAACTCGAACAATATATTGAGCTAATCAACAATGCAGAAACACCTGAAAAGGCGTTTGAACGCTTCTGCTCGATTATGCAAGGTTATGGGTATGATCGTATTACTTACAGTCTGGTAACTGATCACCCTTCTTTGGGGCTTCCAAAGCAGCATGGACTGGCGACGAGTTATCCAGAAGATTGGATGAAGCATTATAACGATAAAAATTATATGGGTGTTGATCCGGTTGTAAAACAGGTGATGACGTCACGTAAACCATTTTTCTGGGATGACCTGATCAAAGGGCCAGATATTGCCAAGCCTGCAACCGTTTTTATGCATGAGGCATCGGATGCAGGTGTAGGAGATGGAATAGGTATTCCTTTATGTGGCATATCCGGTGAGATTGTTGGAATTGGACTCGCTAGGAGCTCTGTTCCATCTTCTCCAGAACGAAATTTTGAATTTTTGGCTGAGGCATATCTTTTAAGTGTGTATTTTCATGAAACATTTAGGGATATGCTCTCGGAGCCATACAAGGTGAATCTGACAGGCCGAGAGCATGAAGTGCTCTCATGGGCGGCTGAAGGTAAGACAGATGAAGAAATATCAATGCTGCTCTGTATAAGCAGCCATACTGTGCGCTTCCATTGGAAGAATATTTTTAAAAAGTTACAGGCGAACGGCCGCATATATGCCGTAACAAAAGCTATTCGTTTGCAGCTGATCGTGCCACACACAATACGCTCCTCCTACTAG
- a CDS encoding helix-turn-helix transcriptional regulator, translating into MQKTTRSPDEIDTHIGKNIRKFRQLAELTQRHLAAELDMTYQQVQKYEAGRSRIAAVNLYKLSRMFGVTVDCFFNGYEDS; encoded by the coding sequence ATGCAGAAAACAACACGAAGTCCAGACGAGATCGACACGCATATCGGCAAGAACATTCGCAAGTTTCGTCAGCTTGCAGAGCTAACACAGCGTCACCTCGCCGCCGAGCTGGATATGACCTATCAACAAGTTCAGAAATATGAAGCTGGACGAAGCCGTATTGCTGCCGTAAATCTCTACAAGCTGTCTCGCATGTTCGGCGTAACAGTGGATTGCTTTTTTAATGGCTATGAGGATTCATAA
- a CDS encoding helix-turn-helix transcriptional regulator yields MAKARPRSPEGIDTYVGHKLRQVRTSAGMSQTDLANELGITFQQIQKYEKGTNRISVSRLYRIAKLLGVSFDFFVDGFEGNSLKSRATPQQQRLEEMLTNKSTMKLAMYYQLLDNNLQQNILSIMKEMVGDP; encoded by the coding sequence ATGGCAAAAGCACGCCCCCGCAGTCCCGAAGGAATCGATACTTATGTCGGTCACAAGCTTCGACAAGTACGCACTTCTGCAGGTATGTCCCAGACAGATCTTGCTAACGAGCTTGGCATCACCTTTCAACAAATCCAAAAATACGAGAAGGGCACGAACCGCATTAGTGTCTCCCGCCTTTATAGGATAGCGAAACTTCTTGGTGTGTCTTTTGATTTTTTCGTTGATGGCTTTGAAGGTAACTCTCTGAAGTCAAGAGCAACGCCCCAGCAGCAACGCCTGGAAGAAATGCTGACAAATAAAAGTACGATGAAGCTTGCAATGTACTACCAGCTGCTTGATAACAACTTGCAGCAAAACATTCTCAGCATTATGAAAGAAATGGTTGGCGACCCCTAA
- a CDS encoding DUF1738 domain-containing protein translates to MTKQHSDIYSRVTQNIITAIEKGAGDWQMPWHQAGSGLNRPNNINTGNHYRGINILNLWVSAQAQGFSTGTWGTYKQWKEKDCQVRKGEKSSLVIFYKTDEIENTDGELETRYIARASYVFNADQVDGYEAPPAPVPENPVEILDNVEQFIKHTNATIKHTGNSAFYRPADDSITMPEQSRFLGSKTSTATEAYYSTLLHELSHWTGAKHRLNREFGKRFGDNAYAVEELVAELSAAFLCADLGITVEPRQDHAAYLENWLTVLKADKKAIFTAASQAAKAADFLKALQPQAQQEAA, encoded by the coding sequence ATGACAAAACAACATTCAGATATTTACAGCCGGGTAACGCAGAACATCATCACCGCCATCGAGAAAGGCGCAGGCGACTGGCAAATGCCCTGGCACCAAGCCGGATCAGGGCTCAACCGTCCAAACAACATCAATACCGGCAATCACTATCGCGGCATCAATATCCTGAACCTCTGGGTTTCCGCACAAGCACAAGGCTTCAGCACCGGAACATGGGGCACATACAAGCAATGGAAAGAGAAAGACTGCCAAGTCCGCAAAGGCGAAAAATCCTCTCTCGTCATCTTCTATAAGACAGACGAGATCGAAAACACCGATGGTGAGCTTGAAACACGCTATATCGCCAGAGCCTCATATGTCTTTAACGCCGATCAGGTCGATGGCTATGAAGCACCGCCGGCACCCGTACCGGAAAATCCGGTCGAAATCCTCGATAATGTCGAGCAGTTCATCAAACACACCAATGCAACAATCAAGCATACCGGTAACAGTGCCTTTTACCGCCCGGCAGATGACAGTATCACCATGCCCGAGCAAAGCCGCTTTCTCGGCTCCAAGACCAGCACGGCAACAGAAGCCTATTACTCCACACTGCTGCATGAACTCAGCCACTGGACAGGTGCCAAACACCGCCTCAATCGAGAGTTCGGTAAACGCTTCGGCGATAACGCCTATGCGGTGGAAGAGCTGGTTGCGGAACTGAGCGCCGCTTTCCTCTGTGCTGATCTTGGTATCACAGTAGAACCGCGACAAGACCATGCAGCATATCTTGAGAACTGGCTGACCGTGCTGAAAGCCGACAAGAAAGCGATCTTCACGGCCGCAAGTCAGGCGGCAAAGGCAGCAGACTTCCTGAAAGCGCTGCAACCTCAAGCGCAACAGGAGGCGGCTTAG
- a CDS encoding nucleotidyl transferase AbiEii/AbiGii toxin family protein, translating to MPPLPYLHQHSGFQELIRIVAEEQGIDPVLVEKDYWIMHCLYGLQGAGFQFELKGGTSLSKGYGIIDRFSEDIDIRIAPPDGMEVKTGRNHDKPAHIESRKLFYDWLADHIKIDGIVSVSRDHEFDDEKYRSGGVRLHYESAFAVLPGLKEGILLELGFDAVAPNREVDISSWVYDFAAGKVEIIDNRAKRVKCYHPGYTLVEKLQTISTKFRKQQEAEEFSKNFLRHYYDVYCLLQQSDVQSFIGTEDYIAHKVKRFPAADNQVISENEAFLLSDPATRSLYETEYRKTASLYYKGQVTFETILQEISKWKGRL from the coding sequence ATGCCTCCATTACCCTATCTTCATCAGCATTCCGGTTTTCAGGAACTCATCCGCATTGTCGCGGAAGAGCAGGGGATTGATCCGGTGCTGGTCGAAAAAGACTACTGGATCATGCATTGCCTTTACGGATTGCAAGGGGCGGGTTTTCAATTTGAACTCAAGGGCGGCACCTCGCTTTCCAAAGGTTACGGCATTATCGACCGGTTTTCAGAGGATATTGATATCCGCATTGCGCCACCGGACGGTATGGAGGTCAAAACAGGACGCAACCACGATAAACCTGCACATATCGAAAGCCGGAAGCTTTTTTATGACTGGCTGGCCGATCATATAAAAATCGACGGTATTGTCTCTGTCAGCCGTGACCACGAGTTCGATGATGAGAAATACCGCAGCGGTGGTGTGAGACTGCATTACGAAAGCGCCTTTGCAGTTTTGCCGGGATTGAAAGAAGGGATATTGCTGGAGCTTGGCTTTGACGCTGTTGCGCCAAACCGGGAGGTAGATATCAGTTCATGGGTATATGATTTTGCGGCAGGAAAAGTCGAGATTATTGATAACAGAGCAAAGCGCGTCAAATGCTATCATCCCGGCTATACGCTGGTTGAAAAGCTGCAAACGATTTCAACAAAATTCAGAAAACAGCAGGAGGCGGAAGAATTCTCAAAGAATTTCCTGCGTCATTATTACGATGTTTACTGCCTTTTGCAGCAATCTGACGTTCAGTCCTTTATAGGCACAGAAGACTATATCGCACATAAGGTAAAGCGTTTTCCGGCAGCGGATAACCAAGTCATTTCCGAAAATGAAGCATTTCTGCTCTCTGATCCTGCAACACGGAGCCTGTATGAGACGGAATATCGCAAAACAGCCTCCCTTTATTACAAAGGGCAGGTGACGTTTGAGACAATTTTGCAGGAAATCAGTAAGTGGAAGGGCAGGCTTTGA